Proteins from one Pithys albifrons albifrons isolate INPA30051 chromosome 2, PitAlb_v1, whole genome shotgun sequence genomic window:
- the GJA10 gene encoding gap junction alpha-10 protein produces MGDWNLLGSILEEVHIHSTIVGKIWLTILFIFRMLVLGVAAEDVWDDEQSEFICNTEQPGCNNICYDRAFPISLIRYWVLQIIFVSSPSLVYMGHALYRLRALEKERQNRKAHLRAQLEDLEPMLEEHRRVERELRKLEEQKKVNKAPLRGSLLRTYVLHILTRSVVEVGFMIGQYLLYGFHMSPLYKCTRPPCPNTVDCFVSRPTEKTIFMVFMNSIAAVSLFLNILEIAHLGLKKIQKSLCGQPQWPAGPSEEDASLYNSKKSSVVPPPCLASNAAPPRPAPPAPLPPPPPAPPAPGAAERQHRGQLRGSPPPRRRHHGQHRPRSSSSEDAPRAATPGVGAGAAATTGAARRAPRRHSRVSACRDVDEERGDSPDSGHCPGTRKSSFLSRVLSGSRAGSDSDSTASRGGSGPGSAAASGSEGQRGSEGAPSPQPAGSAGRRVSMSMLLELSSIMKK; encoded by the exons ATGGGGGACTGGAACTTGCTGGGCAGCATCCTTGAAGAAGTGCACATTCACTCCACCATAGTTGGCAAAATCTGGCTGACAATCCTGTTCATATTCCGAATGTTGGTACTGGGAGTGGCTGCTGAAGATGTCTGGGATGATGAGCAGTCTGAGTTCATCTGCAACACCGAGCAACCTGGCTGCAACAACATCTGCTATGACAGAGCCTTTCCCATCTCTTTGATCAGATACTGGGTACTACAGATCATATTTGTCTCCTCACCATCGTTAGTGTACATGGGCCATGCACTCTACAGGTTAAGGGCACTGGAGAAAGAGCGCCAGAACAGGAAAGCCCACCTGCGGGCTCAGCTGGAAGACCTGGAGCCCATGCTCGAGGAACACAGGAGAGTGGAGAGAGAACTGCGTAAGTTGGAGGAACAGAAGAAAGTGAACAAGGCACCCCTGAGAGGGTCCCTGCTGCGCACCTATGTCCTACATATCCTGACCCGGTCGGTGGTCGAAGTGGGCTTTATGATAGGTCAGTATCTTTTATATGGGTTTCACATGTCCCCTCTTTACAAATGCACTCGGCCCCCATGCCCTAACACGGTGGATTGTTTTGTGTCCCGACCCACAGAGAAGACCATCTTTATGGTTTTCATGAACAGCATTGCTGCAGTCTCCCTCTTCCTCAACATCCTAGAAATCGCCCACCTGGGCCTCAAGAAGATCCAGAAGAGCCTCTGCGGGCAGCCGCAGTGGCCGGCGGGCCCCTCGGAGGAGGATGCCAGCCTGTACAACTCCAAGAAGAGCTCCGTGGTGCCGCCGCCCTGCCTGGCCAGCAACGCGGCTCCTccgcgccccgcgccccccgcgccgctGCCGCCACcaccccccgcgccccccgcgcccggAGCTGCGGAGCGGCAGCACCGCGGGCAGCTCCGGGGCTcgcccccgccgcgccgccggcACCACGGACAGCACCGCCCGCGCTCCTCCAGCAGCGAGGACGCGCCGCGGGCGGCCACGCCGGGCGtcggggcgggggcggcggcgaCGACGGGGGCTGCCCGCCGGGCTCCCCGCAGGCACAGCCGCGTCAGCGCCTGCCGCGATGTGGATGAGGAGCGCGGCGACTCCCCCGACAGCGGGCACTGCCCGGGCACCCGCAAGTCCAGCTTCCTCTCCCGCGTCCTCAGCGGGAGCCGCGCGGGCAGCGACAGCGACAGCACCGCGTCCCGCGGCGGGTCCGGCCCCGGTTCCGCGGCCGCGTCCGGCTCGGAGGGGCAGCGCGGCTCGGAGGGCGCGCCCAGCCCGCAGCCCGCCGGCAGCGCGGGACGCCGCGTGTCCATG AGCATGCTCCTAGAACTATCATCTATCATGAAAAAGTAA